A single Pangasianodon hypophthalmus isolate fPanHyp1 chromosome 27, fPanHyp1.pri, whole genome shotgun sequence DNA region contains:
- the LOC128317585 gene encoding uncharacterized protein LOC128317585 has product MEASDEAEAYVNVNPRGKSFSTESTGKASFRTYRMVAVSFGVLCVLQATLNITLRLHANRKSDVQTNISLLFKEKNQLQNNYTSLLMDKTHLQRKLEDAEGKLSKCIHVNNIRPSNFSKEENQLEDDYNKLLTERQELLQQLANKRNELSVAANRLQDLQSSMRSMHRENYGLQKENSQLRSEQARLQRELLSAQSKCSS; this is encoded by the exons atggaagCCAGTGATGAAGCTGAAGCGTACGTGAACGTTAATCCACGAGGGAAGAGTTTTTCTACTGAAA gcacTGGAAAGGCCAGTTTCAGGACCTACAGGATGGTTGCAGTTAGTTTTGGGGTGCTGTGTGTCCTGCAAGCGACGCTTAACATCACTCTGCGGCTGCACG CCAACAGAAAGAGCGACGTACAGACCAACATCAGCCTTTTGTTCAAGGAGAAAAATCAGCTGCAGAACAATTACACCAGCCTCCTCATGGACAAAACCCATCTGCAGCGAAAGCTGGAAGATGCTGAAGGGAAACTCTCAAAATGTA tCCACGTTAACAACATCAGACCCTCCAACTTCAGCAAGGAGGAGAATCAGCTGGAGGACGATTATAACAAGCTGCTGACAGAAAGACAAGAACTGCTCCAGCAGCTGGCCAACAAGCGAAATGAACTCTCAGTAGCAG CCAACAGGCTGCAGGATTTACAGAGCAGTATGAGGAGCATGCACAGGGAGAATTATGGGTTACAGAAGGAGAACAGCCAGCTGCGATCTGAACAAGCGCGACTGCAGCGAGAGCTACTGAGCGCTCAGAGCAAATGTTCCTCAT ga